A single Muntiacus reevesi chromosome 9, mMunRee1.1, whole genome shotgun sequence DNA region contains:
- the LOC136174468 gene encoding olfactory receptor 4P4-like, whose translation MENQRNISEFILLGLSYDQNIQIFCFVFFLFCYLVLLVGNLLILFSIQCSPLLNQPMYYFLSHLSLIDICYTSSVTPKLIGDLLVERKTISYGDCMLQVLIMHFFGGTEIFILTAMAFDRYVAICKPLHYVIIMNRTRCNLLLLAAWAGGAIHSFPQFFMAIGLPFCGPNEIDHYFCDIFPLLKIACTDTYITGVLVIAFSGMVALVTFAVLFVSYGVILFTLKNHSAEGRHKALSTCGSHITVVILFFVPVIFIYLRPPTTFPEDKVFALFYTVIAPMFNPLIYTLRNEEMKNTLKKFSIKLCFQRKHTFKEQFVQQRDI comes from the coding sequence ATGGAAAACCAGAGAAACATATCAGAATTCATTCTTCTAGGACTTTCATATGACCAGAACatacaaatattttgctttgtgtttttcttattctgttatCTTGTCTTGTTGGTAGGAAACCTTCTGATCCTCTTCTCCATTCAATGCAGTCCTCTTTTGAACCAACCAATGTACTATTTCCTCAGCCACTTATCCCTCATAGACATCTGCTATACCTCCAGCGTGACACCCAAATTAATTGGAGATCTGCTAGTAGAGAGAAAGACTATTTCCTATGGTGACTGCATGCTACAGGTTCTTATCATGCACTTCTTTGGAGGTACTGAGATCTTTATTCTTACTGCCATGGCTTTTGACCGCTATgttgccatctgcaagcctctccACTATGTGATTATCATGAACAGAACAAGATGCAATCTTCTCCTCTTAGCTGCCTGGGCTGGTGGAGCCATCCATTCCTTTCCTCAATTTTTTATGGCAATCGGTTTGCCTTTCTGTGGTCCTAATGAAATTGATCActatttctgtgatatttttcCATTGCTAAAAATTGCATGTACTGACACCTACATCACTGGTGTGCTTGTGATTGCCTTTTCAGGAATGGTTGCCTTAGTTACATTTGCTGTCTTGTTTGTTTCTTATGGCGTTAtattattcactttaaaaaatcattcagctGAAGGAAGACACAAAGCTCTCTCTACCTGTGGGTCTCATATCACTGTGGTCATCTTATTTTTTGTACCTGTTATCTTCATCTATCTTAGACCTCCCACTACTTTCCCTGAGGATAAGGTATTTGCACTATTTTACACCGTCATTgcccccatgttcaatcccttaatctatactctaagaaatgaagagatgaaaaatactttgaaaaaatttagTATCAAACTTTGTTTTCAAAGGAAGCACACCTTTAAGGAACAATTTGTGCAGCAAAGAGATATTTAG